One region of Myxocyprinus asiaticus isolate MX2 ecotype Aquarium Trade chromosome 38, UBuf_Myxa_2, whole genome shotgun sequence genomic DNA includes:
- the si:ch73-112l6.1 gene encoding uncharacterized protein si:ch73-112l6.1 isoform X1 has translation MDVTEFDIEWRERESHPHAEAVSACASRSSLQKTPQRSSHMAALENQPSQKLSDLTEELLLPEGWKQTLPKEQHLWVSKALFTRDASGKLTLTEPLQLWWSPPGPQMLYSQPPLSPDPFFHSRLFLWMPYHMWGYRLLCTKPNCRRLGNHLTACGLYKTVRRVLDLSGWYFMVTEYLECCSCKKKVAGWSQDIMDQLDPIHCEKFPAILTYRLSCDKEIVRLMRGQTPGNSATTLYRHLRVRHKEQWLVQSAEYFSVLNKFQDPSTLTARLPQMMPLPSPSLLLSVYVKDVLARLGEMKARVTSIYGSILKMAYTKKVTQKHAADSAVWTISMGNEVGQVLMCVLTQAEGEGLLPMCSGLMERYRRAGEAPPKVLYVDRECCATLGKGKAAAMFHEWDQLVVRLDVYHFIHQFAAGITSENHTLYSVFMGRLFSCIFEWDAADLERLLESKQSELRQSAGFLTRAPSKPTAKELARHCRHYTRGAHVTEQLIEQLLKDFMEATDMMGIRLVDQERMMEIWRTQRCHLSCIQDPPDVQLYRKVGEVTRGGVNLPVYNCARDFASIDSFHWHLNHFIPVTCSKDLHFHVYLLEGLVQWNEARAEGGNGQGIYYGSQLQQYVNRLSQMFLGCKLDEDHTNSGKYTGELIGVEYLYSQTNRVLEVDDIMDPDTPDENGSDEDLEGDLEHERFEDLHFDGLEPFEFLEFSLNPPQPVQHQAVVVQMPFSSPSTFQPDPIVSSTSGPLKDERTTADTFTPQGMSQEDDDENCLGPDDIPGYDHVINLANSLVDLRNQGFVKQRKVDEIVTLWDKLSEQDKGNIPYPGRHEDRLHFVTPCIDGLKSRLVEAICLALSRIHPAGQTIAGVRVNRWAAILRDYCMIRDIVLDNTVITARTRIQLFDVNQRTLCQWYNTRRHRQEQMVLNKCIDHMRAPLEASAPLPPVLEPLHHGPVIKVEVDASGLDTCVQGHPLPVQGSPKPSYAALLLSPQEQRTADTTPPSPKVPRTTAWRRRKAEEEAAQRGLPIKRPCEQYVCKKCGKPKTKEFGHSQFRGVHFCAKAAGKTVEQWMEEMRSGQGSVTQHVNVSL, from the exons ATGGATGTTACAG AATTTGACattgagtggagagagagagagagtcaccctcacgctgaagcagtatcag CTTGTGCAAGCCGATCATCCTTGCAGAAGACACCCCAGCGCTCCTCACACATGGCTGCACTGGAAAATCAACCTTCACAAAAGCTTTCTGATCTAACTGAAGAA CTTCTACTGCCAGAAGGTTGGAAGCAGACGCTCCCCAAAGAGCAACATCTGTGGGTCAGCAAGGCTCTCTTCACCAGAGACGCATCTGGGAAGTTGACGCTGACTGAACCTCTGCAACTGTGGTGGTCTCCTCCTGGACCCCAGATGCTATATTCACAGCCTCCTCTTTCACCGGACCCGTTCTTTCACAGCAGGCTGTTCCTTTGGATGCCCTACCACATGTGGGGATATAGACTTCTGTGCACAAAGCCCAACTGCCGTCGCCTTGGCAACCATTTGACAGCTTGCGGGCTGTACAAGACTGTTCGGAGGGTTTTGGACCTGAGTGGGTGGTACTTCATGGTAACAGAGTACCTGGAGTGCTGTTCCTGTAAGAAGAAAGTGGCGGGCTGGTCGCAGGATATTATGGATCAGCTGGATCCCATCCATTGTGAGAAATTCCCAGCAATCCTGACCTACAG ATTGTCCTGCGACAAGGAGATTGTCAGACTGATGCGAGGTCAAACACCAGGAAACAGTGCAACCACACTGTACCGGCACCTGCGTGTCAGGCACAAAGAGCAGTGGCTGGTCCAGTCTGCAGAGTACTTCTCTGTACTAAACAAGTTTCAAGATCCCAGCACCCTTACTGCCAGGCTGCCACAGATGATGCCATTGCCTTCTCCGTCATTGCTGTTGTCAGTATATGTAAAGGATGTACTGGCACGGCTCGGAGAAATGAAGGCCAGGGTCACTTCCATCTATGGCTCCATCCTGAAAATGGCATACACCAAGAAG GTCACTCAGAAACATGCTGCAGATTCAGCTGTGTGGACCATAAGCATGGGGAATGAGGTTGGTCAGGTCCTAATGTGTGTCTTAACCCAAGCAGAAGGAGAGGGCCTGCTTCCTATGTGCTCCGGGTTGATGGAGCGTTACCGGCGGGCTGGAGAGGCTCCTCCAAAAGTCCTCTATGTGGACCGTGAATGCTGTGCCACTCTGGGGAAGGGCAAAGCAGCTGCCATGTTCCATGAGTGGGACCAACTGGTCGTCAGACTCGACGTGTACCATTTTATTCACCAATTCGCAGCAGGTATCACTTCAGAAAACCACACGCTGTACAGTGTCTTCATGGGACGCCTCTTCTCTTGCATCTTTGAGTGGGATGCAGCGGATTTAGAAAGACTGCTAGAATCCAAGCAGTCAGAGCTGCGACAGTCCGCGGGTTTCTTAACCAGAGCACCCAGCAAGCCCACTGCCAAAGAGTTGGCAAGGCATTGCCGACACTACACACGTGGGGCTCATGTGACCGAACAGCTCATTGAGCAGCTGTTGAAAGACTTCATGGAGGCTACAGACATGATGGGCATCAGACTTGTGGACCAGGAGAGGATGATGGAGATCTGGAGAACCCAGCGATGCCATCTTTCCTGTATCCAGGATCCTCCAGATGTGCAGCTTTATAGGAAGGTTGGAGAGGTGACTAGAGGAGGGGTCAATCTGCCTGTGTACAACTGTGCACGTGACTTTGCGTCCATTGATTCATTCCACTGGCATCTAAACCACTTCATTCCAG tgacatGTTCAAAGGACTTGCACTTCCACGTTTACCTACTGGAGGGGCTAGTGCAATGGAACGAGGCTCGTGCAGAAGGTGGCAATGGACAAGGCatctactatggcagtcaattgCAGCAATATGTAAACCGTCTGAGCCAGATGTTTCTTGGCTGTAAATTGGATGAAGATCACACCAACTCGGGAAAGTATACTG GTGAGCTCATAGGGGTGGAGTATCTGTACTCCCAAACCAACAGAGTGTTGGAGGTGGACGACATTATGGATCCCGATACTCCGGATGAGAATGGAAGTGATGAGGACCTGGAAGGTGATCTGGAACATGAGAGATTTGAGGATTTGCACTTTGATGGCCTTGAGCCCTTTGAATTCTTGGAGTTCAGCCTCAATCCACCTCAACCTGTTCAACATCAGGCAGTGGTTGTGCAAATGCCTTTCTCCAGTCCTTCTACATTCCAGCCAGATCCGATCGTGTCTTCCACATCTGGGCCCTTAAAAGATGAGCGTACCACAGCAGACACATTTACTCCACAGGGCATGTCACAGGAGGATGATGAT GAGAATTGCCTGGGACCTGATGATATTCCTGGTTATGACCATGTTATTAACTTGGCCAATAGTTTGGTTGACTTAAGAAACCAGGGATTTGTCAAGCAGCGAAAGGTGGATGAGATTGTCACTCTATGGGACAAGCTGTCAGAGCAAGACAAGGGCAATATCCCTTATCCAGGTCGCCATGAAGACAGACTGCACTTTGTGACTCCTTGCATAGATGGTCTGAAAAG CCGCCTTGTCGAGGCCATTTGCCTGGCTCTCAGCCGCATTCACCCTGCCGGTCAGACCATTGCAGGTGTCAGGGTGAACAGGTGGGCTGCCATCCTCCGGGATTACTGCATGATTAGGGACATAGTCCTGGACAACACTGTGATCACGGCCCGGACGAGGATACAGCTATTTGACGTAAACCAGCGGACACTCTGCCAGTG GTACAACACCAGAAGGCATAGGCAAGAACAGATGGTTTTGAACAAATGCATTGACCACATGAGGGCTCCTTTGGAGGCCTCCGCACCCCTTCCTCCTGTGCTAGAGCCCCTTCATCATGGACCTGTAATTAAAGTGGAGGTGGATGCTTCTGGACTGGACACGTGTGTTCAGGGCCATCCTCTTCCAGTCCAGGGGAGCCCCAAGCCTTCTTATGCAGCCCTCTTGCTATCACCCCAAGAGCAAAGAACTGCTGACACCACACCTCCTAGTCCAAAGGTGCCCAGGACCACAGCGTGGCGACGGAGGAAGGCAGAGGAAGAAGCTGCCCAAAGAGGGTTACCCATTAAGCGGCCATGCGAACAgtatgtttgtaaaaagtgtggcAAACCAAAGACTAAAGAGTTTGGTCATAGCCAGTTCCGTGGGGTCCACTTTTGTGCCAAAGCTGCTGGAAAGACTGTAGAGCAGTGGATGGAAGAAATGAGAAGTGGACAGGGATCGGTGACTCAACATGTAAATGTTTCGTTgtaa
- the si:ch73-112l6.1 gene encoding uncharacterized protein si:ch73-112l6.1 isoform X3, which yields MDVTACASRSSLQKTPQRSSHMAALENQPSQKLSDLTEELLLPEGWKQTLPKEQHLWVSKALFTRDASGKLTLTEPLQLWWSPPGPQMLYSQPPLSPDPFFHSRLFLWMPYHMWGYRLLCTKPNCRRLGNHLTACGLYKTVRRVLDLSGWYFMVTEYLECCSCKKKVAGWSQDIMDQLDPIHCEKFPAILTYRLSCDKEIVRLMRGQTPGNSATTLYRHLRVRHKEQWLVQSAEYFSVLNKFQDPSTLTARLPQMMPLPSPSLLLSVYVKDVLARLGEMKARVTSIYGSILKMAYTKKVTQKHAADSAVWTISMGNEVGQVLMCVLTQAEGEGLLPMCSGLMERYRRAGEAPPKVLYVDRECCATLGKGKAAAMFHEWDQLVVRLDVYHFIHQFAAGITSENHTLYSVFMGRLFSCIFEWDAADLERLLESKQSELRQSAGFLTRAPSKPTAKELARHCRHYTRGAHVTEQLIEQLLKDFMEATDMMGIRLVDQERMMEIWRTQRCHLSCIQDPPDVQLYRKVGEVTRGGVNLPVYNCARDFASIDSFHWHLNHFIPVTCSKDLHFHVYLLEGLVQWNEARAEGGNGQGIYYGSQLQQYVNRLSQMFLGCKLDEDHTNSGKYTGELIGVEYLYSQTNRVLEVDDIMDPDTPDENGSDEDLEGDLEHERFEDLHFDGLEPFEFLEFSLNPPQPVQHQAVVVQMPFSSPSTFQPDPIVSSTSGPLKDERTTADTFTPQGMSQEDDDENCLGPDDIPGYDHVINLANSLVDLRNQGFVKQRKVDEIVTLWDKLSEQDKGNIPYPGRHEDRLHFVTPCIDGLKSRLVEAICLALSRIHPAGQTIAGVRVNRWAAILRDYCMIRDIVLDNTVITARTRIQLFDVNQRTLCQWYNTRRHRQEQMVLNKCIDHMRAPLEASAPLPPVLEPLHHGPVIKVEVDASGLDTCVQGHPLPVQGSPKPSYAALLLSPQEQRTADTTPPSPKVPRTTAWRRRKAEEEAAQRGLPIKRPCEQYVCKKCGKPKTKEFGHSQFRGVHFCAKAAGKTVEQWMEEMRSGQGSVTQHVNVSL from the exons ATGGATGTTACAG CTTGTGCAAGCCGATCATCCTTGCAGAAGACACCCCAGCGCTCCTCACACATGGCTGCACTGGAAAATCAACCTTCACAAAAGCTTTCTGATCTAACTGAAGAA CTTCTACTGCCAGAAGGTTGGAAGCAGACGCTCCCCAAAGAGCAACATCTGTGGGTCAGCAAGGCTCTCTTCACCAGAGACGCATCTGGGAAGTTGACGCTGACTGAACCTCTGCAACTGTGGTGGTCTCCTCCTGGACCCCAGATGCTATATTCACAGCCTCCTCTTTCACCGGACCCGTTCTTTCACAGCAGGCTGTTCCTTTGGATGCCCTACCACATGTGGGGATATAGACTTCTGTGCACAAAGCCCAACTGCCGTCGCCTTGGCAACCATTTGACAGCTTGCGGGCTGTACAAGACTGTTCGGAGGGTTTTGGACCTGAGTGGGTGGTACTTCATGGTAACAGAGTACCTGGAGTGCTGTTCCTGTAAGAAGAAAGTGGCGGGCTGGTCGCAGGATATTATGGATCAGCTGGATCCCATCCATTGTGAGAAATTCCCAGCAATCCTGACCTACAG ATTGTCCTGCGACAAGGAGATTGTCAGACTGATGCGAGGTCAAACACCAGGAAACAGTGCAACCACACTGTACCGGCACCTGCGTGTCAGGCACAAAGAGCAGTGGCTGGTCCAGTCTGCAGAGTACTTCTCTGTACTAAACAAGTTTCAAGATCCCAGCACCCTTACTGCCAGGCTGCCACAGATGATGCCATTGCCTTCTCCGTCATTGCTGTTGTCAGTATATGTAAAGGATGTACTGGCACGGCTCGGAGAAATGAAGGCCAGGGTCACTTCCATCTATGGCTCCATCCTGAAAATGGCATACACCAAGAAG GTCACTCAGAAACATGCTGCAGATTCAGCTGTGTGGACCATAAGCATGGGGAATGAGGTTGGTCAGGTCCTAATGTGTGTCTTAACCCAAGCAGAAGGAGAGGGCCTGCTTCCTATGTGCTCCGGGTTGATGGAGCGTTACCGGCGGGCTGGAGAGGCTCCTCCAAAAGTCCTCTATGTGGACCGTGAATGCTGTGCCACTCTGGGGAAGGGCAAAGCAGCTGCCATGTTCCATGAGTGGGACCAACTGGTCGTCAGACTCGACGTGTACCATTTTATTCACCAATTCGCAGCAGGTATCACTTCAGAAAACCACACGCTGTACAGTGTCTTCATGGGACGCCTCTTCTCTTGCATCTTTGAGTGGGATGCAGCGGATTTAGAAAGACTGCTAGAATCCAAGCAGTCAGAGCTGCGACAGTCCGCGGGTTTCTTAACCAGAGCACCCAGCAAGCCCACTGCCAAAGAGTTGGCAAGGCATTGCCGACACTACACACGTGGGGCTCATGTGACCGAACAGCTCATTGAGCAGCTGTTGAAAGACTTCATGGAGGCTACAGACATGATGGGCATCAGACTTGTGGACCAGGAGAGGATGATGGAGATCTGGAGAACCCAGCGATGCCATCTTTCCTGTATCCAGGATCCTCCAGATGTGCAGCTTTATAGGAAGGTTGGAGAGGTGACTAGAGGAGGGGTCAATCTGCCTGTGTACAACTGTGCACGTGACTTTGCGTCCATTGATTCATTCCACTGGCATCTAAACCACTTCATTCCAG tgacatGTTCAAAGGACTTGCACTTCCACGTTTACCTACTGGAGGGGCTAGTGCAATGGAACGAGGCTCGTGCAGAAGGTGGCAATGGACAAGGCatctactatggcagtcaattgCAGCAATATGTAAACCGTCTGAGCCAGATGTTTCTTGGCTGTAAATTGGATGAAGATCACACCAACTCGGGAAAGTATACTG GTGAGCTCATAGGGGTGGAGTATCTGTACTCCCAAACCAACAGAGTGTTGGAGGTGGACGACATTATGGATCCCGATACTCCGGATGAGAATGGAAGTGATGAGGACCTGGAAGGTGATCTGGAACATGAGAGATTTGAGGATTTGCACTTTGATGGCCTTGAGCCCTTTGAATTCTTGGAGTTCAGCCTCAATCCACCTCAACCTGTTCAACATCAGGCAGTGGTTGTGCAAATGCCTTTCTCCAGTCCTTCTACATTCCAGCCAGATCCGATCGTGTCTTCCACATCTGGGCCCTTAAAAGATGAGCGTACCACAGCAGACACATTTACTCCACAGGGCATGTCACAGGAGGATGATGAT GAGAATTGCCTGGGACCTGATGATATTCCTGGTTATGACCATGTTATTAACTTGGCCAATAGTTTGGTTGACTTAAGAAACCAGGGATTTGTCAAGCAGCGAAAGGTGGATGAGATTGTCACTCTATGGGACAAGCTGTCAGAGCAAGACAAGGGCAATATCCCTTATCCAGGTCGCCATGAAGACAGACTGCACTTTGTGACTCCTTGCATAGATGGTCTGAAAAG CCGCCTTGTCGAGGCCATTTGCCTGGCTCTCAGCCGCATTCACCCTGCCGGTCAGACCATTGCAGGTGTCAGGGTGAACAGGTGGGCTGCCATCCTCCGGGATTACTGCATGATTAGGGACATAGTCCTGGACAACACTGTGATCACGGCCCGGACGAGGATACAGCTATTTGACGTAAACCAGCGGACACTCTGCCAGTG GTACAACACCAGAAGGCATAGGCAAGAACAGATGGTTTTGAACAAATGCATTGACCACATGAGGGCTCCTTTGGAGGCCTCCGCACCCCTTCCTCCTGTGCTAGAGCCCCTTCATCATGGACCTGTAATTAAAGTGGAGGTGGATGCTTCTGGACTGGACACGTGTGTTCAGGGCCATCCTCTTCCAGTCCAGGGGAGCCCCAAGCCTTCTTATGCAGCCCTCTTGCTATCACCCCAAGAGCAAAGAACTGCTGACACCACACCTCCTAGTCCAAAGGTGCCCAGGACCACAGCGTGGCGACGGAGGAAGGCAGAGGAAGAAGCTGCCCAAAGAGGGTTACCCATTAAGCGGCCATGCGAACAgtatgtttgtaaaaagtgtggcAAACCAAAGACTAAAGAGTTTGGTCATAGCCAGTTCCGTGGGGTCCACTTTTGTGCCAAAGCTGCTGGAAAGACTGTAGAGCAGTGGATGGAAGAAATGAGAAGTGGACAGGGATCGGTGACTCAACATGTAAATGTTTCGTTgtaa
- the si:ch73-112l6.1 gene encoding uncharacterized protein si:ch73-112l6.1 isoform X4 translates to MAALENQPSQKLSDLTEELLLPEGWKQTLPKEQHLWVSKALFTRDASGKLTLTEPLQLWWSPPGPQMLYSQPPLSPDPFFHSRLFLWMPYHMWGYRLLCTKPNCRRLGNHLTACGLYKTVRRVLDLSGWYFMVTEYLECCSCKKKVAGWSQDIMDQLDPIHCEKFPAILTYRLSCDKEIVRLMRGQTPGNSATTLYRHLRVRHKEQWLVQSAEYFSVLNKFQDPSTLTARLPQMMPLPSPSLLLSVYVKDVLARLGEMKARVTSIYGSILKMAYTKKVTQKHAADSAVWTISMGNEVGQVLMCVLTQAEGEGLLPMCSGLMERYRRAGEAPPKVLYVDRECCATLGKGKAAAMFHEWDQLVVRLDVYHFIHQFAAGITSENHTLYSVFMGRLFSCIFEWDAADLERLLESKQSELRQSAGFLTRAPSKPTAKELARHCRHYTRGAHVTEQLIEQLLKDFMEATDMMGIRLVDQERMMEIWRTQRCHLSCIQDPPDVQLYRKVGEVTRGGVNLPVYNCARDFASIDSFHWHLNHFIPVTCSKDLHFHVYLLEGLVQWNEARAEGGNGQGIYYGSQLQQYVNRLSQMFLGCKLDEDHTNSGKYTGELIGVEYLYSQTNRVLEVDDIMDPDTPDENGSDEDLEGDLEHERFEDLHFDGLEPFEFLEFSLNPPQPVQHQAVVVQMPFSSPSTFQPDPIVSSTSGPLKDERTTADTFTPQGMSQEDDDENCLGPDDIPGYDHVINLANSLVDLRNQGFVKQRKVDEIVTLWDKLSEQDKGNIPYPGRHEDRLHFVTPCIDGLKSRLVEAICLALSRIHPAGQTIAGVRVNRWAAILRDYCMIRDIVLDNTVITARTRIQLFDVNQRTLCQWYNTRRHRQEQMVLNKCIDHMRAPLEASAPLPPVLEPLHHGPVIKVEVDASGLDTCVQGHPLPVQGSPKPSYAALLLSPQEQRTADTTPPSPKVPRTTAWRRRKAEEEAAQRGLPIKRPCEQYVCKKCGKPKTKEFGHSQFRGVHFCAKAAGKTVEQWMEEMRSGQGSVTQHVNVSL, encoded by the exons ATGGCTGCACTGGAAAATCAACCTTCACAAAAGCTTTCTGATCTAACTGAAGAA CTTCTACTGCCAGAAGGTTGGAAGCAGACGCTCCCCAAAGAGCAACATCTGTGGGTCAGCAAGGCTCTCTTCACCAGAGACGCATCTGGGAAGTTGACGCTGACTGAACCTCTGCAACTGTGGTGGTCTCCTCCTGGACCCCAGATGCTATATTCACAGCCTCCTCTTTCACCGGACCCGTTCTTTCACAGCAGGCTGTTCCTTTGGATGCCCTACCACATGTGGGGATATAGACTTCTGTGCACAAAGCCCAACTGCCGTCGCCTTGGCAACCATTTGACAGCTTGCGGGCTGTACAAGACTGTTCGGAGGGTTTTGGACCTGAGTGGGTGGTACTTCATGGTAACAGAGTACCTGGAGTGCTGTTCCTGTAAGAAGAAAGTGGCGGGCTGGTCGCAGGATATTATGGATCAGCTGGATCCCATCCATTGTGAGAAATTCCCAGCAATCCTGACCTACAG ATTGTCCTGCGACAAGGAGATTGTCAGACTGATGCGAGGTCAAACACCAGGAAACAGTGCAACCACACTGTACCGGCACCTGCGTGTCAGGCACAAAGAGCAGTGGCTGGTCCAGTCTGCAGAGTACTTCTCTGTACTAAACAAGTTTCAAGATCCCAGCACCCTTACTGCCAGGCTGCCACAGATGATGCCATTGCCTTCTCCGTCATTGCTGTTGTCAGTATATGTAAAGGATGTACTGGCACGGCTCGGAGAAATGAAGGCCAGGGTCACTTCCATCTATGGCTCCATCCTGAAAATGGCATACACCAAGAAG GTCACTCAGAAACATGCTGCAGATTCAGCTGTGTGGACCATAAGCATGGGGAATGAGGTTGGTCAGGTCCTAATGTGTGTCTTAACCCAAGCAGAAGGAGAGGGCCTGCTTCCTATGTGCTCCGGGTTGATGGAGCGTTACCGGCGGGCTGGAGAGGCTCCTCCAAAAGTCCTCTATGTGGACCGTGAATGCTGTGCCACTCTGGGGAAGGGCAAAGCAGCTGCCATGTTCCATGAGTGGGACCAACTGGTCGTCAGACTCGACGTGTACCATTTTATTCACCAATTCGCAGCAGGTATCACTTCAGAAAACCACACGCTGTACAGTGTCTTCATGGGACGCCTCTTCTCTTGCATCTTTGAGTGGGATGCAGCGGATTTAGAAAGACTGCTAGAATCCAAGCAGTCAGAGCTGCGACAGTCCGCGGGTTTCTTAACCAGAGCACCCAGCAAGCCCACTGCCAAAGAGTTGGCAAGGCATTGCCGACACTACACACGTGGGGCTCATGTGACCGAACAGCTCATTGAGCAGCTGTTGAAAGACTTCATGGAGGCTACAGACATGATGGGCATCAGACTTGTGGACCAGGAGAGGATGATGGAGATCTGGAGAACCCAGCGATGCCATCTTTCCTGTATCCAGGATCCTCCAGATGTGCAGCTTTATAGGAAGGTTGGAGAGGTGACTAGAGGAGGGGTCAATCTGCCTGTGTACAACTGTGCACGTGACTTTGCGTCCATTGATTCATTCCACTGGCATCTAAACCACTTCATTCCAG tgacatGTTCAAAGGACTTGCACTTCCACGTTTACCTACTGGAGGGGCTAGTGCAATGGAACGAGGCTCGTGCAGAAGGTGGCAATGGACAAGGCatctactatggcagtcaattgCAGCAATATGTAAACCGTCTGAGCCAGATGTTTCTTGGCTGTAAATTGGATGAAGATCACACCAACTCGGGAAAGTATACTG GTGAGCTCATAGGGGTGGAGTATCTGTACTCCCAAACCAACAGAGTGTTGGAGGTGGACGACATTATGGATCCCGATACTCCGGATGAGAATGGAAGTGATGAGGACCTGGAAGGTGATCTGGAACATGAGAGATTTGAGGATTTGCACTTTGATGGCCTTGAGCCCTTTGAATTCTTGGAGTTCAGCCTCAATCCACCTCAACCTGTTCAACATCAGGCAGTGGTTGTGCAAATGCCTTTCTCCAGTCCTTCTACATTCCAGCCAGATCCGATCGTGTCTTCCACATCTGGGCCCTTAAAAGATGAGCGTACCACAGCAGACACATTTACTCCACAGGGCATGTCACAGGAGGATGATGAT GAGAATTGCCTGGGACCTGATGATATTCCTGGTTATGACCATGTTATTAACTTGGCCAATAGTTTGGTTGACTTAAGAAACCAGGGATTTGTCAAGCAGCGAAAGGTGGATGAGATTGTCACTCTATGGGACAAGCTGTCAGAGCAAGACAAGGGCAATATCCCTTATCCAGGTCGCCATGAAGACAGACTGCACTTTGTGACTCCTTGCATAGATGGTCTGAAAAG CCGCCTTGTCGAGGCCATTTGCCTGGCTCTCAGCCGCATTCACCCTGCCGGTCAGACCATTGCAGGTGTCAGGGTGAACAGGTGGGCTGCCATCCTCCGGGATTACTGCATGATTAGGGACATAGTCCTGGACAACACTGTGATCACGGCCCGGACGAGGATACAGCTATTTGACGTAAACCAGCGGACACTCTGCCAGTG GTACAACACCAGAAGGCATAGGCAAGAACAGATGGTTTTGAACAAATGCATTGACCACATGAGGGCTCCTTTGGAGGCCTCCGCACCCCTTCCTCCTGTGCTAGAGCCCCTTCATCATGGACCTGTAATTAAAGTGGAGGTGGATGCTTCTGGACTGGACACGTGTGTTCAGGGCCATCCTCTTCCAGTCCAGGGGAGCCCCAAGCCTTCTTATGCAGCCCTCTTGCTATCACCCCAAGAGCAAAGAACTGCTGACACCACACCTCCTAGTCCAAAGGTGCCCAGGACCACAGCGTGGCGACGGAGGAAGGCAGAGGAAGAAGCTGCCCAAAGAGGGTTACCCATTAAGCGGCCATGCGAACAgtatgtttgtaaaaagtgtggcAAACCAAAGACTAAAGAGTTTGGTCATAGCCAGTTCCGTGGGGTCCACTTTTGTGCCAAAGCTGCTGGAAAGACTGTAGAGCAGTGGATGGAAGAAATGAGAAGTGGACAGGGATCGGTGACTCAACATGTAAATGTTTCGTTgtaa